In Streptomyces sp. NBC_01551, one DNA window encodes the following:
- the shc gene encoding squalene--hopene cyclase — protein sequence MTATTDGAGACGADPDDSAAAGPAAPPGTRGAVRRRRSPGGPGAGPEADYGPARAAPQGVMRSDPVRGDALRPVQDATARAVRNLLDRQDPEGWWKGDLETNVTMDAEDLLLRQFLGIRDEAVTRAAALSIRGRQRDDGTWATFHGGPPELSATIEAYVALRLAGDAPDTPHMAAASAWIRGHGGIAAARVFTRIWLALFGWWDWDHLPELPPELIFLPPWVPLNIYDFGCWARQTIVPLTVVSAMRPVRPAPFALDELHADARVPAPARRMAPLTSWNGAFQRMDKALHVYRRLAPRRLRAAAMATAGRWIIERQENDGCWGGIQPPAVYSIIALHLLGYDLGHPVMRAGLESLDRFAVWREDGSRMIEACQSPVWDTCLAAIALADAGVRPDHPALVKAADWMLGEEIVRSGDWAVRRPGLAPGGWAFEFHNDTYPDIDDTAEVVLALRRIRHPDPAKVEGAIARGVSWNLGMQSRNGAWGAFDADNTSPFPNRLPFCDFGEVIDPPSADVTAHVVEMLAVEGRAADPRTRRGIAWLLAEQEPEGAWFGRWGTNYVYGTGSVVPALTAAGMAPAHPAIRRAVRWLETVQNPDGGWGEDQRSYQDRAWAGKGESTASQTAWALMALLSAGERDGKAVERGIAYLVETQQPDGGWDEPYFTGTGFPWDFSINYHLYRQVFPLTALGRYLYGEPFGPDGRHTGARPGDRAAALAEEA from the coding sequence ATGACAGCGACGACCGACGGCGCCGGGGCCTGCGGCGCCGATCCGGATGACAGTGCGGCCGCCGGGCCCGCCGCTCCGCCGGGCACCCGAGGGGCCGTCCGGCGGCGCCGGTCACCGGGGGGACCCGGAGCCGGCCCGGAGGCCGACTACGGTCCCGCGCGCGCGGCGCCGCAGGGCGTGATGCGGAGCGACCCGGTGCGGGGCGACGCGCTGCGGCCCGTCCAGGACGCCACCGCGCGGGCCGTGCGCAACCTGCTCGACCGCCAGGACCCCGAGGGCTGGTGGAAGGGCGACCTGGAAACGAACGTCACCATGGACGCCGAGGACCTGCTGCTGCGGCAGTTCCTCGGGATCCGGGACGAGGCCGTCACCCGCGCGGCCGCGCTGTCCATCCGGGGCCGGCAGCGCGACGACGGAACCTGGGCCACCTTCCACGGCGGGCCGCCCGAACTCTCCGCCACCATCGAGGCGTACGTCGCCCTGCGCCTCGCCGGAGACGCCCCCGACACGCCGCACATGGCCGCCGCCTCGGCCTGGATCCGGGGCCACGGCGGGATCGCCGCCGCCCGGGTGTTCACCCGGATCTGGCTGGCGCTCTTCGGCTGGTGGGACTGGGACCACCTGCCCGAACTCCCGCCCGAGCTGATCTTCCTGCCGCCCTGGGTGCCGCTCAACATCTACGACTTCGGCTGCTGGGCCCGCCAGACCATCGTCCCGCTGACGGTCGTCTCCGCGATGCGGCCCGTCCGCCCGGCCCCCTTCGCGCTCGACGAGCTGCACGCCGACGCGCGCGTCCCCGCCCCGGCCCGCCGGATGGCCCCGCTGACCAGCTGGAACGGCGCCTTCCAGCGGATGGACAAGGCCCTGCACGTCTACCGGCGCCTCGCCCCGCGCCGGCTGCGCGCGGCGGCGATGGCCACCGCCGGCCGCTGGATCATCGAGCGGCAGGAGAACGACGGCTGCTGGGGCGGGATCCAGCCACCCGCCGTGTACTCGATCATCGCCCTTCACCTGCTCGGCTACGACCTGGGGCACCCGGTGATGCGGGCCGGGCTGGAGTCCCTCGACCGGTTCGCCGTGTGGCGCGAGGACGGCTCCCGGATGATCGAGGCCTGCCAGTCCCCGGTCTGGGACACCTGCCTGGCCGCCATCGCGCTGGCCGACGCGGGGGTGCGCCCCGACCACCCGGCCCTGGTGAAGGCAGCCGACTGGATGCTCGGCGAGGAGATCGTCCGCAGCGGCGACTGGGCCGTGCGCCGGCCCGGACTCGCCCCGGGCGGCTGGGCGTTCGAGTTCCACAACGACACCTACCCCGACATCGACGACACCGCCGAGGTGGTCCTCGCGCTGCGCCGGATCCGCCACCCCGACCCGGCGAAGGTCGAGGGCGCCATCGCCCGCGGGGTGTCCTGGAACCTCGGGATGCAGTCGCGCAACGGCGCCTGGGGCGCCTTCGACGCCGACAACACCAGCCCCTTCCCCAACCGGCTGCCGTTCTGCGACTTCGGGGAGGTCATCGACCCGCCGTCGGCGGACGTCACCGCGCACGTCGTGGAGATGCTCGCGGTCGAGGGCCGGGCGGCGGACCCGCGGACCCGCCGGGGCATCGCCTGGCTGCTCGCCGAACAGGAGCCGGAGGGCGCCTGGTTCGGCCGCTGGGGCACCAACTACGTGTACGGGACCGGGTCGGTGGTCCCGGCCCTGACGGCCGCCGGCATGGCCCCGGCGCATCCCGCGATCCGGCGGGCGGTGCGCTGGCTGGAAACCGTACAGAACCCGGACGGGGGCTGGGGCGAGGACCAGCGCTCGTACCAGGACCGGGCCTGGGCCGGGAAGGGGGAGTCCACCGCCTCGCAGACCGCGTGGGCGCTGATGGCCCTGCTCTCGGCGGGCGAACGGGACGGCAAGGCCGTCGAGCGGGGCATCGCGTACCTGGTGGAGACCCAGCAGCCGGACGGCGGCTGGGACGAGCCGTACTTCACCGGCACCGGCTTCCCCTGGGACTTCTCCATCAACTACCACCTGTACCGGCAGGTGTTCCCGCTCACCGCGCTCGGCCGCTACCTGTACGGGGAGCCGTTCGGCCCCGACGGCCGGCACACCGGCGCCCGCCCGGGCGACCGCGCCGCGGCCCTGGCCGAGGAGGCGTGA
- a CDS encoding 1-hydroxy-2-methyl-2-butenyl 4-diphosphate reductase yields MERRADAPAALLVACALRIERAALRSGPERGAPEGYAVLRTGMGPRAAERAVARALAGPGRGGAAVLATGFCAGLVPGMSPGDLIVAEETRDPRGTVACDGTALLAEALARAVPGRTVHLGALTGSDHVVRGQERAQLRATGAIGVDMESAATLWSATRDRRGPVAAVRVIVDAPEHELVRIGTVRGGISAFRVLRAVLPAFYEWHRSLLLPRR; encoded by the coding sequence ATGGAGCGCCGAGCCGACGCCCCCGCCGCGCTGCTGGTCGCCTGCGCCCTGCGCATCGAGCGGGCGGCCCTGCGCAGCGGCCCGGAGCGCGGCGCTCCCGAGGGGTACGCCGTCCTGCGCACCGGCATGGGCCCGCGCGCCGCGGAGCGCGCCGTCGCCCGGGCGCTGGCCGGACCGGGGCGGGGCGGGGCCGCGGTCCTGGCCACCGGGTTCTGCGCCGGGCTGGTGCCCGGCATGAGCCCCGGCGACCTGATCGTCGCCGAGGAGACCCGGGACCCGCGCGGGACCGTCGCCTGCGACGGGACCGCCCTGCTGGCCGAGGCGCTGGCCCGGGCCGTCCCGGGCCGGACCGTGCACCTCGGCGCGCTGACCGGCTCCGACCACGTCGTCCGCGGCCAGGAGCGCGCGCAGCTGCGCGCCACCGGCGCCATCGGGGTCGACATGGAATCGGCGGCCACCCTCTGGAGCGCCACCCGCGACCGGCGCGGCCCGGTTGCGGCCGTCCGGGTGATCGTGGACGCTCCGGAGCACGAGCTCGTCCGTATCGGCACGGTTCGCGGTGGAATATCTGCCTTCCGTGTTCTCCGTGCCGTGCTGCCCGCGTTTTATGAATGGCACCGTTCTTTGCTGCTCCCCAGGAGGTGA
- the hpnH gene encoding adenosyl-hopene transferase HpnH — MAMPLRQSIRVGTYLLEQKLRKREKFPLIVELEPLYACNLACEGCGKIQHPAGVLKQRMPVAQAVGAVLESGAPMVSIAGGEPLMHPQIHEIVRQLVARRKYVFLCTNAMLLRKKLEKFTPSPYFAFAVHIDGLRERHDESVAKEGVFDEAVAAIKEAKKRGFRVTTNSTFFNTDTPQTIIEVLNYLNDDLKVDEMMISPAYAYEKAPDQEHFLGVEQTRELFRKAFAGGNRRRWRLNHSPLFLDFLEGKADFPCTAWAIPNYSLFGWQRPCYLMSDGYVPTYRELIEETDWNKYGRGKDPRCANCMAHCGYEPTAVLATMGSLKESLRAARETIGGNRDSAV, encoded by the coding sequence ATGGCCATGCCACTGCGACAGTCCATCAGGGTCGGGACCTATCTTCTCGAACAGAAGCTCAGGAAGCGTGAGAAGTTCCCGCTGATCGTCGAGCTCGAACCGCTCTACGCCTGCAACCTGGCCTGCGAGGGGTGCGGCAAGATCCAGCACCCGGCCGGGGTGCTCAAGCAGCGCATGCCGGTCGCCCAGGCGGTCGGTGCCGTCCTGGAATCCGGGGCCCCCATGGTGTCCATCGCGGGTGGCGAGCCCTTGATGCACCCGCAGATCCACGAGATCGTGCGCCAGTTGGTGGCCCGGCGGAAGTACGTCTTCCTCTGCACCAACGCGATGCTGCTGCGCAAGAAGCTGGAGAAGTTCACCCCGTCCCCGTACTTCGCCTTCGCCGTGCACATCGACGGGCTGCGCGAGCGGCACGACGAGTCGGTGGCCAAGGAAGGCGTCTTCGACGAGGCCGTCGCGGCCATCAAGGAGGCGAAGAAGCGCGGGTTCCGAGTGACCACGAACTCCACCTTCTTCAACACCGACACCCCGCAGACCATCATCGAGGTGCTCAACTACCTCAACGACGACCTCAAGGTCGACGAGATGATGATCTCGCCCGCCTACGCCTACGAGAAGGCCCCCGACCAGGAACACTTCCTGGGCGTCGAACAGACCCGCGAGCTCTTCAGGAAGGCCTTCGCGGGCGGCAACCGGCGGCGCTGGCGGCTCAACCACTCGCCGCTGTTCCTCGACTTCCTGGAAGGCAAGGCGGATTTCCCCTGCACCGCCTGGGCCATTCCGAATTACTCCCTCTTCGGCTGGCAGCGCCCCTGCTACCTGATGAGCGACGGCTACGTGCCGACGTACCGGGAGCTGATCGAGGAAACCGACTGGAACAAGTACGGCCGCGGAAAGGACCCGCGCTGCGCGAATTGCATGGCGCACTGCGGCTACGAGCCGACCGCCGTCCTGGCCACCATGGGCTCGCTCAAGGAGTCCCTGCGCGCGGCCAGGGAGACGATCGGCGGCAACCGGGACAGCGCGGTATGA
- a CDS encoding aspartate aminotransferase family protein, with the protein MTPARGGAGRGGFDLGALLAERGGERYELHARHLNHQLPRMLHTIGFDKVYERAEGAHFWDAEGNDYLDMLAGFGVMGLGRHHPVVRRALHDVLDAQLADLTRFDCQPLPGLLAEKLLSYSPHLDRVFFGNSGTEAVETALKFARYATGRPRILYCDHAFHGLTTGSLSVNGEGGFRDGFAPLLPDTRIALGDLAALERELRRGDVAALIVEPIQGKGVLAAPPGFLSAAQELLRRHKALLIADEVQTGLGRTGDFYAYQYEPGVEPDLVCVAKALSGGYVPVGATLGKDWIFKKVYSSMDRVLVHSASFGSNAQAMAAGLAVLSVMDDEGVVANARATGDLLRGRLAAMVDEYELLHEVRGRGLMIGIEFGRPSSLGLRSRWTMLQAARKGLFAQMVVVPLLQKHRILTQVSGDHLEVIKLIPPLIVDEGDVDRFVTAFRAVMDEAHGGGGLMWDFGRTLVKQAVGNG; encoded by the coding sequence ATGACCCCGGCACGGGGAGGGGCCGGGCGCGGGGGCTTCGACCTCGGCGCCCTCCTCGCCGAGCGCGGCGGGGAGCGCTACGAGCTGCACGCCCGGCACCTCAACCACCAGCTGCCCCGCATGCTGCACACCATCGGCTTCGACAAGGTCTACGAACGGGCCGAGGGCGCCCACTTCTGGGACGCCGAGGGGAACGACTACCTCGACATGCTGGCGGGCTTCGGCGTGATGGGCCTGGGCCGACACCACCCGGTGGTCCGCCGGGCCCTGCACGACGTCCTCGACGCCCAGCTCGCCGACCTCACCCGCTTCGACTGCCAGCCGCTGCCGGGACTGCTGGCCGAGAAGCTGCTCTCGTACAGCCCCCACCTGGACCGGGTCTTCTTCGGCAACAGCGGCACCGAGGCGGTCGAGACCGCCCTGAAGTTCGCCCGGTACGCCACCGGCCGCCCCAGGATCCTCTACTGCGACCACGCCTTCCACGGGCTCACCACCGGCTCCCTCTCGGTCAACGGGGAGGGCGGGTTCCGGGACGGCTTCGCGCCGCTGCTGCCCGACACGAGGATCGCCCTCGGGGACCTGGCCGCCCTGGAGCGGGAGCTGCGGCGGGGCGACGTCGCCGCGCTCATCGTCGAGCCGATCCAGGGCAAGGGCGTGCTCGCGGCCCCGCCCGGTTTCCTGTCCGCCGCGCAGGAACTGCTGCGCCGCCACAAGGCGCTGCTCATCGCGGACGAGGTGCAGACCGGGCTGGGGCGTACCGGTGACTTCTACGCGTACCAGTACGAGCCGGGCGTGGAACCGGACCTGGTGTGCGTGGCCAAGGCCCTGTCGGGCGGCTACGTGCCGGTCGGCGCGACCCTCGGCAAGGACTGGATCTTCAAGAAGGTCTACTCCTCCATGGACCGGGTGCTGGTGCACTCCGCGAGCTTCGGCTCCAACGCGCAGGCGATGGCCGCCGGGCTCGCGGTCCTCTCGGTGATGGACGACGAAGGGGTCGTGGCGAACGCCCGCGCGACGGGTGACCTGCTGCGCGGGCGGCTCGCGGCGATGGTGGACGAGTACGAGCTGCTGCACGAGGTGCGCGGGCGCGGGCTGATGATCGGCATCGAGTTCGGCCGGCCGTCCTCGCTCGGGCTGCGCAGCCGCTGGACCATGCTCCAGGCGGCCCGCAAGGGGCTGTTCGCGCAGATGGTGGTGGTGCCGCTGCTGCAGAAGCACCGGATCCTCACCCAGGTCTCCGGCGACCACCTGGAGGTCATCAAGCTCATCCCGCCCCTCATCGTGGACGAGGGCGACGTGGACCGGTTCGTGACCGCCTTCCGGGCGGTCATGGACGAGGCCCACGGAGGGGGCGGCCTGATGTGGGACTTCGGCAGGACGCTGGTGAAGCAGGCCGTCGGCAACGGCTGA
- a CDS encoding tyrosine-protein phosphatase — protein MTQQIPQAPYMEPELSGVRNFRDVGGMPTADGRRVRSGRLFRSGHLAHATETDADFLASLGLHTVFDFRNGADRALDGLDVELPGVRNVNIPLSDPADGSEFWKLVREGDLAQLRGILGDGKGVTRMTDAYRAIITGRTAEHSRVLHALAEDSVPALMHCAAGKDRAGLSIAVTLLALGVERDAIVADYLESNAPHRRYRMRRGGEPAGARSPEVAELLAPLFDARAEYLTAAFDTIETTWGGVEPYLAEGLGLAPETLGRLRDRLLE, from the coding sequence GTGACCCAGCAGATACCCCAGGCCCCGTACATGGAGCCGGAACTGTCCGGAGTGCGCAATTTCCGTGACGTCGGCGGGATGCCGACCGCGGACGGACGGAGGGTCAGGTCGGGACGACTATTCCGAAGCGGACATCTGGCACATGCCACCGAAACCGATGCAGACTTCCTCGCGTCGCTCGGCCTGCACACCGTCTTCGACTTCCGCAACGGCGCCGACCGGGCCCTCGACGGCCTCGACGTGGAGCTCCCCGGCGTCCGGAACGTCAACATCCCGCTGTCGGACCCGGCGGACGGCAGCGAGTTCTGGAAGCTGGTCCGCGAGGGCGACCTCGCCCAGCTCCGCGGCATCCTGGGCGACGGCAAGGGCGTGACCCGGATGACCGACGCGTACCGCGCCATCATCACGGGACGCACCGCCGAGCACAGCCGGGTCCTGCACGCCCTCGCCGAGGACAGCGTCCCGGCCCTGATGCACTGCGCGGCCGGCAAGGACCGGGCCGGCCTGTCGATCGCGGTCACGCTGCTCGCGCTCGGCGTGGAGCGCGACGCCATCGTGGCGGACTACCTGGAGTCCAACGCGCCGCACCGCCGCTACCGGATGCGCCGCGGCGGGGAGCCCGCAGGGGCCCGCTCCCCCGAGGTGGCAGAGCTCCTCGCGCCCCTCTTCGACGCCCGCGCCGAGTACCTGACGGCGGCCTTCGACACCATCGAGACGACCTGGGGCGGAGTGGAGCCCTACCTGGCGGAGGGCCTCGGGCTGGCGCCCGAGACCCTCGGCCGGCTGCGGGACCGGCTCCTGGAATAG
- a CDS encoding LysM peptidoglycan-binding domain-containing M23 family metallopeptidase, with translation MPAKGKHRRPKSRSISRGFAVAGTGGAALALPLLGATGASAAGGQTAAPAAAPASAPQVRAAAPQVQAAAPQATQAAPAVYTVVPGDYLSKIAAERHLEGGWERLYEDNREAVGANPSLIHPGLKLTLGAKGAAAEAPAQSAPAPKRAQQPTQRSADRSAEKPAERSAPAPKAKAKTAAAAPAKQQDAGSSTATGKTAAFVAPVGGGISTQYKTAGAMWSSGYHTGVDFIASSGTTVRAVGAGTVVSAGWAGSYGNEVVIRHADGKYSQYGHLSQLSVSTGQSVTPGQTIGLSGSTGNSTGPHLHFEIRTGPSYGSDIDPLAYLRTKGVSI, from the coding sequence ATGCCCGCAAAGGGTAAGCACCGCCGTCCCAAGTCCCGTTCGATTTCGCGCGGTTTCGCCGTGGCGGGCACCGGTGGCGCGGCCCTCGCGCTGCCGTTGCTGGGTGCGACCGGCGCCTCCGCGGCCGGCGGCCAGACCGCCGCCCCCGCCGCCGCTCCGGCCTCGGCGCCGCAGGTGCGGGCCGCCGCCCCGCAGGTGCAGGCCGCTGCCCCGCAGGCAACGCAGGCCGCGCCGGCCGTGTACACGGTCGTGCCGGGCGACTACCTCTCGAAGATCGCCGCGGAGCGCCACCTGGAGGGTGGCTGGGAGCGGCTCTACGAGGACAACCGCGAGGCCGTCGGCGCCAACCCCTCCCTGATCCACCCGGGTCTGAAGCTGACCCTGGGCGCGAAGGGCGCGGCGGCCGAGGCCCCGGCGCAGTCCGCCCCGGCCCCGAAGCGCGCGCAGCAGCCGACGCAGCGGTCGGCCGACCGGTCCGCCGAGAAGCCGGCCGAGCGGTCCGCCCCGGCCCCGAAGGCCAAGGCGAAGACGGCCGCCGCCGCACCCGCCAAGCAGCAGGACGCGGGCTCCTCCACCGCCACCGGCAAGACGGCCGCCTTCGTGGCCCCCGTCGGCGGCGGCATCTCCACCCAGTACAAGACGGCCGGCGCCATGTGGTCCTCCGGCTATCACACCGGTGTGGACTTCATCGCGAGCTCCGGCACCACCGTCCGGGCCGTCGGCGCGGGCACCGTCGTCTCCGCCGGCTGGGCCGGCTCGTACGGCAACGAGGTCGTCATCCGGCACGCGGACGGCAAGTACTCCCAGTACGGCCACCTCTCGCAGCTGTCGGTCTCGACCGGCCAGAGCGTGACCCCCGGCCAGACCATCGGCCTCTCCGGTTCGACCGGCAACTCGACCGGCCCGCACCTGCACTTCGAGATCCGCACCGGGCCGTCCTACGGCTCGGACATCGACCCGCTCGCCTACCTCCGCACCAAGGGCGTGAGCATCTGA
- a CDS encoding SGNH/GDSL hydrolase family protein — MAATTTTLKTIGSYAAIGDSFTEGVGDPGPGDSFLGWADRLAVLLADQREEHTFRYANLAVRGRLLDQIVEEQVPRAKELAPDLVTFCAGGNDIIRPGSDPDDVAERFEAAVADLAGAVGQVMITTGFDTRGVPVLKHIRGKVATYSAHVRAIADRYDCPVLDLWSLKSVQDRRAWDADRLHLSPEGHTRVALRAAQVLGLEVPADPDQPWPPLRPRGSVDVTRDNIQWAREYLVPWIGRRLRGESSGDHVEAKRPDLLPL; from the coding sequence GTGGCAGCGACGACGACGACACTCAAGACCATCGGCTCGTACGCGGCGATCGGGGACAGCTTCACCGAGGGCGTGGGGGACCCGGGACCCGGGGACAGTTTTCTCGGCTGGGCGGACCGGCTGGCCGTACTCCTGGCCGATCAGCGGGAAGAGCACACCTTCCGGTACGCCAACCTGGCCGTGCGGGGGCGGCTCCTGGACCAGATCGTGGAGGAGCAGGTGCCGCGGGCCAAGGAACTCGCGCCCGACCTGGTGACCTTCTGCGCGGGCGGCAACGACATCATCCGGCCCGGCAGCGACCCGGACGACGTCGCGGAGCGGTTCGAGGCGGCCGTCGCCGACCTCGCCGGCGCCGTCGGGCAGGTCATGATCACCACCGGCTTCGACACCCGGGGCGTGCCGGTCCTCAAGCACATCCGGGGCAAGGTGGCCACGTACAGCGCGCACGTGCGCGCCATCGCCGACCGGTACGACTGCCCGGTGCTCGACCTCTGGTCGCTGAAGTCCGTACAGGACCGGCGGGCCTGGGACGCCGACCGGCTGCACCTCTCGCCCGAGGGCCACACGCGGGTCGCGCTGCGCGCCGCGCAGGTGCTCGGCCTGGAGGTGCCCGCCGACCCCGACCAGCCGTGGCCGCCGCTGCGGCCGCGCGGATCGGTGGACGTGACCCGGGACAACATCCAGTGGGCCCGCGAGTACCTGGTGCCGTGGATCGGCAGGCGGTTGCGAGGGGAGTCCTCCGGGGACCACGTCGAGGCCAAGCGGCCCGACCTGCTGCCGCTGTAG
- a CDS encoding MBL fold metallo-hydrolase — protein MTGSRPLRPRLRALRPEAFGADPSGARMERIRRSPNFADGVFQNPIGARTRPSGSMAEFAKIYFHKEQRVRRNPGAPIPVYPTTLAELAKPPVSGLRLTWMGHSSVLAEIDGRRVLFDPVWGERCSPFPFAGPKRLHPVPVPLASLGTVDVVVISHDHYDHLDLPTIKALAGTDTVFAVPLGVGAHLERWGVSPDRLRELDWNESTEVAGLSLTATPARHFCGRGLRNQQFTLWASWVVTGDSHRIFHSGDTGYFPGFKEIGAAHGPFDATMIQIGAYSEYWPDIHMTPEEGMRAHLDLQGDMPHGTMLPIHWGTFNLAPHPWDEPGEGTVAAAEGAGAAIALPLPGQPFEPGSADAPAAPWWRPFVAGGSPAPAGQPRSAAAERPPAVAQEEPESVGS, from the coding sequence TTGACCGGCTCCCGTCCCCTGCGTCCGCGACTGCGCGCCCTGCGGCCCGAAGCCTTCGGCGCGGACCCGTCCGGCGCGCGGATGGAGCGGATCCGCCGCTCGCCGAACTTCGCCGACGGCGTCTTCCAGAACCCCATCGGCGCCCGCACCCGGCCCTCCGGCTCCATGGCGGAGTTCGCCAAGATCTACTTCCACAAGGAGCAGCGGGTCCGGCGCAACCCCGGCGCGCCGATCCCGGTCTACCCGACGACCCTCGCCGAGCTGGCGAAGCCGCCGGTCAGCGGGCTGCGCCTGACCTGGATGGGGCACTCCAGCGTGCTGGCGGAGATCGACGGGCGCCGCGTGCTGTTCGACCCGGTGTGGGGCGAGCGCTGCTCCCCCTTCCCCTTCGCCGGCCCCAAGCGCCTGCACCCCGTGCCGGTGCCGCTGGCTTCCCTGGGCACGGTCGACGTCGTGGTGATCTCCCACGACCACTACGACCACCTCGACCTCCCGACGATCAAGGCCCTGGCCGGTACGGACACGGTCTTCGCGGTCCCGCTGGGCGTCGGCGCGCACCTGGAGCGCTGGGGCGTCTCGCCCGACCGGCTGCGCGAGCTGGACTGGAACGAGAGCACCGAGGTCGCCGGGCTGTCCCTGACGGCCACCCCGGCCCGGCACTTCTGCGGGCGCGGTCTGCGCAACCAGCAGTTCACCCTGTGGGCCTCCTGGGTGGTCACGGGCGACTCGCACCGGATCTTCCACAGCGGGGACACCGGCTACTTCCCCGGATTCAAGGAGATCGGCGCGGCGCACGGCCCGTTCGACGCCACGATGATCCAGATCGGCGCGTACTCGGAGTACTGGCCCGACATCCACATGACACCGGAGGAGGGCATGCGGGCCCACCTCGACCTCCAGGGCGACATGCCGCACGGCACGATGCTGCCGATCCACTGGGGCACCTTCAACCTGGCCCCGCACCCGTGGGACGAGCCCGGCGAGGGCACGGTCGCCGCGGCCGAGGGCGCGGGCGCGGCCATCGCGCTGCCGCTGCCGGGCCAGCCTTTCGAGCCGGGCTCGGCCGACGCGCCCGCGGCGCCCTGGTGGCGGCCCTTCGTGGCGGGCGGCTCGCCCGCGCCCGCCGGGCAGCCCCGGTCGGCCGCCGCCGAGCGCCCGCCGGCCGTGGCGCAGGAGGAACCCGAGTCGGTGGGTTCGTAG
- a CDS encoding GNAT family N-acetyltransferase: MSQIQVRALRPEDFAQWRALFRGYADFYKVEQSEEAARTVWDWLNDPGHEENALVAEDADGHLIGLAHYRPYARPLFAAVGCYLDDLFVAPGSRGSGAADLLLARLREIAAERGWSVVRWITADDNHRARSKYDQVATRTMWVTYDMAPGH, encoded by the coding sequence ATGTCCCAGATCCAGGTACGCGCGCTCCGGCCCGAAGACTTCGCCCAGTGGCGCGCGCTGTTCCGCGGCTACGCCGATTTCTACAAGGTGGAGCAGAGCGAGGAAGCCGCCCGGACGGTGTGGGACTGGCTCAACGACCCCGGCCACGAGGAGAACGCCCTCGTCGCCGAGGACGCCGACGGCCATCTGATCGGCCTCGCGCACTACCGTCCGTACGCCCGGCCGCTGTTCGCGGCGGTCGGCTGCTACCTCGACGACCTGTTCGTGGCCCCAGGCAGCCGCGGCTCCGGCGCCGCCGACCTGCTGCTCGCCCGGCTGCGCGAGATCGCGGCCGAGCGCGGCTGGAGCGTCGTCCGCTGGATCACCGCCGACGACAACCACCGGGCGCGCTCCAAGTACGACCAGGTCGCGACGCGCACGATGTGGGTCACCTACGACATGGCCCCCGGGCACTGA